From Colius striatus isolate bColStr4 chromosome 10, bColStr4.1.hap1, whole genome shotgun sequence:
GCTGCCGCAGGGGGAGAAGGTCCAAGCCATGTACATCTGGATCGATGGGACCGGGGAGCACCTCCGCTGCAAAACCCGCACCCTGGACCATGAGCCCAAGAGCCTTGAAGGTGAGAGGGTTGGTGCTGCGTGGAGAAAGCAGCCATGCTTGGCTGCTCTGGAGAGGGGATgctatttctgcctttttgtgGCAGAAGGATGGCatttggggaagacaccatcgttCCTCACCCGCTCCCAGTTATCTCCTTCCCCTGATAACCCTGGGGGAGGGTTGTTCCCAGCTCTCCAGATGTGGAGTTTCAGTGAGATGGCCGGGTTGGGAGCTtgtccctggcactgccccTGTTGTTGAGGGGGCTtttggcaggggctgggtggCCCATTGACTCTCAAGTACTCGTTTTGGCCGGAAGTAGTTTGGCAGAAGAAAGTAGAGAGGAAAGAATGGAGCTATCCGGTGTAATTAAGAGCTTGTGTCCCTCAGAACAAACAGTCCCAGCTTACACAATAATAGCATTAGGATTTTCCCCAGGTTGCCATGGTGCTGGCTGGAGACAgttatgaaatgaaaatacagtgtGTGACTGAGCAgaattattgcttttttttcttttcttttttccccccacctctccttcccctttttctctctaAGGGAGTGGTTGGCACAGCTCCTGTGAAATCTTTGTACTTGTCATCCTCTGACTTTCCCCCCAGGACGTGGAGGAGATAATGTTGCCCTGGTGGAGTTGACTGCTGCTCCCTCACTGTGCTTTGACCCGAGGGCAGTGCAGAGCTTGGAGGGGTGGGCTAGGGGGACCAAGCTGGCCATACTCCTCCTCCATACGAGCCTCTACCTATGTGGGAtttgctcttcctttttctccaggCCATGCAATGTGGATAGGGATATTTCATGGCTCTCCTCATTCCAACACCTTGAGAGTGTCTCGTGCTCTGCTCTCTCCCAGCTTGCCCAGCTACCTCTGTGAAGACACTAGgtgctctgctcttctctgtGGTTGTTGTGACATGGGAAATGTCCTCAGTGCTGCTCTGTTCACTTGGGTTTGGCCAGCAGCCCAGATCCTTGTGTTTCCCAGGGTGGCTGGGGAGTTGCACTCCCCtgttttttttgcttccctTCCTTGGAACAAAATCAGCTGAGCTGGGATTAAACCTATTGTAAGCCCGTTCTCTGTAAGCATCTTCACCTCTGTAATAGTGGAGGGTGGCAGGGAGCCCATTCTCCTGGTGACGGGTGACCCTGGCTTACTGGGGcttgtttctctctctgctccagATCTCCCTGAGTGGAATTTTGACGGCTCCAGCACTTTCCAGTCTGAAGGCTCCAACAGTGACATGTACCTGCGACCTGCTGCCATGTTTCGGGACCCTTTTCGCAAAGATCCCAATAAACTAGTTCTCTGTGAGGTCTTCAAATACAACCGCCAGTCTGCAGGTGAATGGACCTTCTCTTGGTGGAGGTGGTGTTcccagggaggggaaagggacaCCTGGCTAATTCATGCCTTTAGCATCATGCATGACCCTGTCTTGAAAGTAGGAGGGAAACAAAGCGTTGGTGGTGGAGAAAGGGCTGGTCTTGGGATTCTTCACCATTGCTGCTGGGACTCAAAGTGTAAATAGAGTGGAGGTGGGGATGTTCATAAGGCTCGGGTTGCTTGTCCATTCTAGAGACCAATCTCCGATACACCTGCAGACGGATTATGGATATGGTGTCCAACCAGCACCCCTGGTTTGGGATGGAGCAAGAATACACTCTTTTGGGGACAGATGGACATCCGTTTGGCTGGCCTTCCAATGGCTTCCCGGGACCCCAAGGTAATCTTTCAGGAGCCTGCCCTGGAGCAACTCGGGAGCATTTGAACTGTAACTCGTGTGATGCAGCTCCAGGCGAGCGGAAGGGTCCAGGGTGTATCTAGAACTGAAGGTGGACAATAGGCAAAAAACAACCCGTGAAATGAAGGTTGTTACAGAGGGGCTGAGGTGGTGGTGGGCCACATCCACATTTGCTGCTTGGTTTGTTAGTCTGCAGATGACTTAAACTTAATGCCCAGCGTGACAGAGCACAAGCCTCTGGGGGATTTTCTCTCCATCGATGCTTCCATGAAAGAGTGGATCTTGGAGTTTTCCACACATTACATGATTTTGGAGGTTGCTGCTCTATGTGTGCTTAGTCTTCACTGAGTTtgagcctttttcttttctggaagcTCACACTGCCCTTGTTGTTCACCTGTGCCCTTGCAGGTCCGTACTACTGTGGTGTAGGGGCAGACAAAGCCTATGGCAGAGACATTGTGGAGGCCCATTACCGAGCGTGCCTGTATGCTGGGGTGAAAATTGGAGGAACCAATGCAGAAGTGATGCCAGCCCAGGTAACTTAAGTGCCCCTTAGAAGGAGATGATACAGGAAAAAGCCCAGGCAGCGGGAGCATTTGGCTGTGAGCCATGTGGCTGCATCAGCAATCAGCATAAAGAGGTGGGAGGTGTCTCCCAGGGAGTGTTTCCGCATCCCTGAGCCTGTGACTCCTCCTCCTTGTAGTGGGAGTTCCAGGTGGGACCATGTGAAGGGGTTGAGATGGGAGATCACCTCTGGATTGCTCGCTTCATCCTCCATCGGGTGTGCGAGGACTTCGGCGTCATCGTGTCCTTCGATCCCAAACCCATCCCTGGGAACTGGAACGGTGCCGGCTGTCACACCAACTTCAGCACCAAGAACATGAGGGAAGACGGAGGTCTCAAGTaagtttggtgggtttttttgggatGGGCCAGGAGCGTCTgtttcccaggcagcagcaagctGGGCTGGGTTCCTAGCAGAGAGCTTTTTGCAGACCTTTTGCTGGCGTGGGAGATGGCACTCGGGTTCTTGGTGTTACATTTGAGCCTTTCTTTGGGAGGGCTTTTTTTGAAGTTCTTTTCTGTAACGATATATTCCCATCTTGGTGTTGGATGGAAAATATAGCCAGCAGTACAGCTCTATCAGTGTTGATGGGAAGCATGGGTGGCCAAGATGCAGCTATTCATAACAAGCTGTCCAGCTCTTGATCTGCAAATTCTGCAAACAAACTCAGCATAGGCTCTTTTTATTGTTAATAACCATGATGAAAGAGAAGGACTATTTGCTTCTGCCTAGGCTAGGCTGTGGAAGCTAATGCCACGTTTTCTTAACCAACAAGATCCTGGAAATTTCAAACACTAGTTCCCTTCTGGGCAGAGTGCAGGCAGGGACCTTCTAGCCCTGGCTTGCAGTGAAACACTGTGAAGGGATGTCTCCTGGCAGCTGGGGTTTCTTATTTTGCCTTAATTTTAGTGATGCCCATCGATAATGAGCCAACCCATGACCGTGTGAGCTTCCCAAATAGAAACTTGTGTGTTGAGAAATCTCCCCTCTgagagcaggttcccctgggccACGTGTCTGTGGGATTTGGTCATGGGTTAAACTGGTGGTTGTTCCATACACACCCCTTCTGAGGGACCTTTTCAGGCAATTGGGATCCTTTTCTAAGAAGCAGCCTGGGTCAGGAGTAGGAATGGAGAGAAGCCTTGTGTTGAGATGCTCAGAAAAAATATCGGCTGTAGTGTATGGGCTTCATCATGAAGTGGCTTGGGGGCAACGCTGGGTCTGCTGTGGCTTCGATgcaacagaatcacagaatggtgggggttggaagggacctttagagctcttccagtccaacgcccctgccaaagcaggttcccctagatcaggtcacacaggaatgcatccaggtgggttttgaaaaccagagaaggaaattccaccctctccctgggc
This genomic window contains:
- the GLUL gene encoding glutamine synthetase → MATSASSHLSKAIKHMYMKLPQGEKVQAMYIWIDGTGEHLRCKTRTLDHEPKSLEDLPEWNFDGSSTFQSEGSNSDMYLRPAAMFRDPFRKDPNKLVLCEVFKYNRQSAETNLRYTCRRIMDMVSNQHPWFGMEQEYTLLGTDGHPFGWPSNGFPGPQGPYYCGVGADKAYGRDIVEAHYRACLYAGVKIGGTNAEVMPAQWEFQVGPCEGVEMGDHLWIARFILHRVCEDFGVIVSFDPKPIPGNWNGAGCHTNFSTKNMREDGGLKHIEEAIEKLSKRHQYHIRAYDPKGGLDNARRLTGFHETSNIHEFSAGVANRGASIRIPRNVGHEKKGYFEDRRPSANCDPYAVTEALVRTCLLNETGDEPFEYKN